In one Longimicrobiales bacterium genomic region, the following are encoded:
- the trmD gene encoding tRNA (guanosine(37)-N1)-methyltransferase TrmD yields MRINIVTIFPGFFDGPLSLSIPARAAAKGLVEYRVVDLRDFTHDRHRTVDDYPFGGGAGMVMKPEPFFEAVDALKPDGPILLMSARGRRFSHEDAVRLSLQGEITLLCGHYKDVDQRVGDSLATEEVSLGDFVLSGGEYAALAITDAVVRLLPGTLGTHEAAAGDSFYDEGLLSPPSYTRPAEYRGLGVPEVLLSGHQARIDAWRREQAERLTRERRPDLHQEH; encoded by the coding sequence ATGAGGATCAACATCGTTACGATCTTCCCGGGGTTCTTCGACGGTCCGCTGTCGCTGAGCATTCCGGCGCGGGCTGCGGCGAAAGGGCTGGTCGAGTACAGGGTCGTGGACCTGCGTGATTTCACGCATGACCGGCACCGCACCGTAGACGATTATCCGTTCGGCGGCGGGGCCGGGATGGTGATGAAGCCGGAGCCGTTCTTCGAGGCGGTGGACGCGCTGAAGCCGGACGGCCCGATACTGCTGATGTCGGCACGCGGGCGGCGCTTCTCGCACGAAGATGCGGTGCGGTTGTCGCTGCAGGGCGAAATCACGCTGCTCTGCGGTCACTACAAGGATGTGGACCAGCGGGTGGGCGACTCGCTGGCGACGGAAGAGGTTTCGCTGGGCGACTTCGTGCTGAGCGGCGGCGAATACGCCGCGCTCGCGATCACCGATGCGGTAGTCAGGCTGCTGCCCGGTACTCTGGGCACGCACGAGGCCGCGGCGGGCGATTCCTTCTACGACGAAGGGCTGCTCAGCCCGCCGTCGTACACGCGGCCCGCGGAATATCGCGGGCTGGGCGTACCGGAGGTTCTGCTGTCGGGACACCAGGCACGGATCGACGCCTGGCGGCGGGAACAGGCGGAG